Within Drosophila biarmipes strain raj3 chromosome 4, RU_DBia_V1.1, whole genome shotgun sequence, the genomic segment TAGCTTGTAGTGTTCGTCGTTGAAGATCGGTAAAGACCAGTCGTGGTTTTTTTGGCTGAGGCATTTGCTCGATCTGAGGCTCTTCCTTTCGACGACAACTAACGACGTTCGCAACGGACACGTTTGTGACAGGTGTAGATGCAGACGAAGAGGCCGATTCATTGGGCGGAGCTGATGTTTTGTCAGGTTGGTAAATGGACGCCGTTCCAGAACattgttgaataaaataaaagaagtaatttaattggttattaaaaagaactgaaaaaattaatatatatcttcagttttgactttaatatttattttaggttaAGCGTAcaaaaacgcttccttcttcCGTTTACacactttccgacgaatctagtatatcctttcactggcactggcatcggaattttgtttgaattcaaatttaacaaggaaaaacgctatagtcgggTGTCCTGACTATAAGATACCCGTTTCTcggcttaagggagcaaaaggataatgaacaTACATAAGCAGAAtatttagggcgccacctaccggctttttcagtagatgttatgtaggcggcagacagattgaagcgttttggccatttatgGGCGTTACAGTGattttttttggtgagtcgatCGGTATTGACgagacaaataaatttcagttaaaattttatttctatcatataaactgtaggcgctacagattttcgcgcattgtgggcgttagagtgggcgtggcaccccgctgacaAACAACAAACTTTCGCTCcgtaggaagcccagaaaTCTGCAAGCCAAGTCTatctcttatagtttccgagatctcagcgttcatacggacggacggacagacggacatagctagatcgactcggctagtgatcctgatcaagaaaatatatacttttatggggtcggaaacgctttcttctacctgctatacccttttactatacgagtaaagggtataaaaactgaaTCTGGATTCAATAGTTGAGACTATGTTTTTAGCCATAGCTCACCATCCTACTCACCATTTGGTGTCATTGCTGGCCCGGCATGAGAATCCAAATCGGTCGGTATGACGGATGTGGAGCCCGTTGTTGGTCCAAGTGCCAGCCCAGGCCCCAAAGTTCGCTGAGGAATTTGTGCAGCGGCCATCCGTAGAGCAGACATACGCTGAAACTCGGGCTCCTGGAGCCATTTGTACATCCTTCGAAATGTCTCCCTGCCGGACTTGAGCTTCGACCACGGCTTCGGGTTGCGCAGTAGATCGGACAAAGTACCTTGCGAGCGACAGAGAACACGCTGTGCAAAGATCGCCTGTGGAATGCTGTACCGTTTCAGTTCTGCCGAGATGCGCTGAGCCAGATCTTTCGTGTTGATCTCCTCCATGTCGCTGGTGTGTCCATTGCGGCTCGATCCTCCGCCCGCACAGGTTACGGACGATTTTGGCGAGGCAGGGACAGAAATCTTGGCCTGCTGGCTGGAACCTTGAAAGCCGTTTAGGAGAGCTGATTGGGGCTGGTTGCGGATGGCACACACTGAGTGCGGGGTACCGTGGATGTTCGGGCTACACTGTTCTGTCGTCACGGTGTTGCTTTCTTGATCTTTGTCCAGGAAAAAAGGTGTTCTTTGCCCTGGGGACAGTCGCTCATTCAGTTTGAGTCCGGCCCCTGAATCGTCTGTTACGGGGGGAGGGGTTGGAGTGAGAGACACTACAACTGGCAGATCGGCAGACAGACTAACAACGCTTCCGTTGCCGTGCTTCCAATCATCTGACTTCCAGTCCGCAGGGCAAATAGGAGTGGCCGTAGGGAGGTGGCGATTCATGTGTCCCCGCTCAGGCGGCATGTTAAGCCGAGATCTTCGTTCTAGCGGAATGTGGAACCGAGCCTCCAGGTCAGCCGGCATATGAAGCCGCACCTCCTGCTCAGGGTGCATTTGGAGCCAATTCctttaaatatacaatattgttttaaagattataacttaaaatttatataaaggTTCGAAGATTTACGctgaaatacgaattcctaaaaataacGTCTAACGCCAAGCGtaagaggttatatgttaaaaaaaaataatttttttaaattccgatTATTCCCATTGGAGCtaagaaataatttctttaattggttccgattattcctatgggagctataaagtTGTCctatccggctggttccgacttatatattacccGCAAAAGAAAAATGACTTGGGAAAGTttaagcccgatagctttaaaactgagagactagtttgcgtagaaacggacgcacagacggacggacagaaggacatggatagatcgactcgtctaatgatgctgatcaaaaatatattctttatgtggtcggaaacgtccCCCTCACTcttgcaagcttctgacttAAGTCATTATACCCTCGACAAGAGCATAATTCGCTGAAGTATTCAATCTTTTTAAAGtctgataattttaaaaaaatttagccTATATAAAATCGGTGACCAAACAAGCGATCATATATAGGTAAGGCCAGCGGCTAACattgattataattttaaaaaatactttaaaggCCTGTCGGAGAATATAAATGAAGCGTTCTTTATAGTCTTTGGAATAGCTTTTAGCGGTATACATACGTTCCTCCGTTGACACCGGGAACGCTTTCTGCTCCAGAGATGTGATCAGAGTAAACGAATTTTTCTGCATTGACATCTGCGTCTCCGCTGTCTCCTCCAGAGATGTGATCAGAGTATGAAAACTTCTCGCCATTGACATCGGTATCTGCACTATCTCCTCCAGATATGTGGCCGGTGTAGGGAAACTTCCCCCCATTGACATCGGCATGACCATGGGGGTGTTCGTGAGCTATTGctgattcttttttttgccCGTTGTGGTTTAGCTGCAGTTGAGATGAGTTAGAGACGCGTGCCGAAGCCGAGGCATGCAGATCGCACGAGACCAAGTAGCTATTGGGTGGGGGTGAAATCATTGACGATAGCTTCTCATATGAGGAATATGGAGATTGTACACCGCTCAACACGCCCAGACTTAAGTGCCCACTTCCCATGGGCATGGTAAGGGCAGGGAATGAGGAGGACGCCGGATTACCACTAATGATTAAACCCGTCCCAGCAGCATCGGTGGAATGGTTGGTAACCTCTCCACCGTCGACCACTCCTCCAACTCCTTCTCCACCATTGACATCCGCGTCGCCGCTGTCTCCTCCAGAGATGTGGCCGGAGTACGCGAACTTTTCGGACATTGTCGATATAGGCGGGAGTGGTTGGATAGGGGTCAGGGTGGCGTAAGATGTCTGACTGAACCCAGGCGGTGATAGTCGATCATTTACCGAGGTCAGCGTCTGATACGAGCTGTGGCTAAGCATCTGCCCTCGACTGCGAGAGTCCCGATCATCGTCGTCCTCTGGATCCCCGTCTCCCTCTCCATCGGCATCTCCTTCGCCGTCCACCTCTTTGTCGCTGTCCTGCGAGTGGACGATGACCGACAGAACCTCGCCATGATCCGCCTCCAATCCCATTTCCAGCTGAGCTGATCTGTGGTGTAGACCGTGAAGCGCCTGAGAATGAGCTTGGTGATGCGGATGGTGGCTAGTTAGGCCgtattgctgctgctgttccaAGAGCTGCTGATGATGCTGGTTCAGCGTTATCCCCTCATCGTCGCAGCCGACGTCGTCGGAGGAAATATCATCCATTTCATCCACGTCCACGCCAAGACTTGCATTTACATTCGCCACTTCCACGTGCATTCGAATGCGCTTATGGCCTTGATCCACGCTCTTCGATTGGGCAATAAGTAGCTTCTGCTCCTGCTTTATCGCCATCTCTTGGGAGAGAACCGATTGGGACATCGAATCTACTGTCAGACCATCCAAGCTAATGTCGGACGCTACAAAGTCCACTGGGCTGCTACTCACTATGCGCTGCGGGCATTGCTGCGTGTTTTGACTATTTTGCTGGAGCAACCCGAAGGGCAATGGCATTCTCGGATGCATCTGCTGGGACACAATTTGAAATGTTGTCTGTCTATTGCTGTGGCCCATTGAGTCGATAACCATCACAACAGAATCAGATCCCGATCCCGAAACCAACCCGGATCCAGATCCAGATCCAGGCCGGTGCTTCTTCCCTCCACTAGATCCGTCCGTTCTTGGGCAGGAAGTCATCGTTTGCAGGGAAATCGCCAGGTCCTCGCCGGAATCAGGTTCTCCCTCCTGATGTTCGTGGTGCGGATGAGACTGACGCTCCGAGTTGTGCCCCACAGAGATGAAATCTGTTGCATCTTCAACCAGATCCTGGCTAAAAGTCTGGTGGTCAATTATTTCACTTATGGACTCCATCCCCTCAAGATGTCTCTTGGATTACGttatctaaaaataataaattaagttaACCACAAATAAGCGTTTAAAAGGAAGTCGGTTTTTATATAATGTTCTATCAGCTTTTCCAAAGCAACTTAACTATGTCTGTAAGAAATGTccaaatttaacaaattataaaacagATTGAaacagaaattgaaaattacaagccataatataatacatttaaacaTAAGCTCCATCTCCTATATATGCTACTTTTTAAcgtgttttttgttattagCTGCAAAGAATATTTTTGTCGTTGCCATCGTCGCCGACCTTAAGGGTTGCTCCGTAAATACACAAACATAGATACACGTAAGTGTATTACCGCACTCACACATACTCATGAGGCAAGGGGTAGGTGTTGCTTGCACTTTTCTAatacatttccattttttgcatGTGAACAAATTGGCTTAAGTTttcttatttaatataaaactaatatagccttttttgaaaatatttacccAACTTCCAAATGACCTTAAAGCTACATTTCAGTAGCTAGGCGTCGtttgacttttttttttgacatatcgAAACACATTTATGCAAAGCACTATTACACAAATCACTCGGACGGGAAGATTTTGAAGGAAAATTTCGTTCTGTTCCTTTACAGGATCTTTCGAAAGGCCGAGCTCAAATCCGAATTATTTGGGGCTCATTCCAAACAGGATGTCTTTTCCAAAAGAGGGCAGCTTTTGACTGGGTGAAACTGATAGAAACCTATGGGCTCTGCCGCAACGCCTTGTTCATGTGCACAACTGAATCCTTCGGCTAGAAAATTATCTTCGCTTCTTCGTGTATACACATATGTACACTTCACATGTGGGTGGTTTTTCCGAAAGTTTGTTATGTGACTGCCGTGTTCCATTAAGTCTCAGCCTCGCGCGAATTATACTTAATTCGAACTGAACGGAACCAAACCAAACAGAACGGAACTAAAATGAACGGCCACAATGCACCACCATCGTGCTAAGGGTTGCCACAGGCAGATAGTACACCATAAACCCCACCCCTAAGGCCAGCTCATGCGCAGTGCAAGAAGGTGAACTGGATTCCAAGTTACAATTGCTCAATTCTCCGCTTACTACTTTTGAAacgttatattttgtataggaaaataactaaaaaccCATAAGTAACAAcgagtatttttttaatctagtattgtttttattgttcatGCCGTTTATAAAATGAATCGGACACTCCAGTTCCGTAGATCCCATTTCGTCGAGCATTTTGGCTTTCCCTTTTTAAAATGACAAAtgaatatgttttgttctaaCAGAGTTATTGCGCTTCCAATGCTGCAACTTTGTGATTCTTTCGAAAAATTTGGAATTTTCAAGTCAGAAAATACTCGAAAtttatcactgtggacggcagtaaACGTAGTGGTGAAGCGCACCAGAGAGTGGGCGAACAACTATTATGTATAACCGAGGAATTGCAAATCTGCTATGATGGTCGGCAAACCTTTTAcgaaataatcaatgttagtaatgcctattaaatttttttggatttttgcTAGCTTCAATGAcacaaaaaccattttttttttcaattatttcattatttctgtGACCGTTTTTTCCGCTACATGCTAGTTTGGTcagagtttagttttttttagaaattcttaaaaataccaaaaaaaattatatttccaatggtataaaataatatatcaaaacatactgaaactataatttgtttcatattaatttccttaacaatttttatacttgTTACTATAAGGGTATACTAGACTCgccggaaagtatgtaacaggtagaaggaagcgtttccgaccccataaagtatatgtattcttgatcacgATCACTAGTCGAGGCGATCTCgcaatgtccgtctgtctgtctgtccgaataaacgctgagatcttgaaaactataaaagctagaacagccaaACTGATGCAGATGTGCAAATGTGCAACGTCCACTcttacgcccacaaacggttaatGCTTAATGCTTAAGTCTCTCTGTCGGCCACATAAcgtctactgaaatagccggtaggtggcaccctaaaatatcgctttgctgcttatatatctcgactatagcgttcttctttGTTTGAAGTCTCATTTAACATTGCAGCTTTGTTATTAGAATTaggagaaaattaaattttttttaaatattaaagacgTACTCTGCTTTGGTTCATACTTGAGCCTGGGACCTTCCGGATCAGAGATAGACGCCACACCATCTGCTCTATCCACTATGGGAAATTTGACCACCTTTTCTGGCCAAAATTAATAACTTCCTCACTTTCAATGATATCAAAGAAAAACTTTGGCAATCGTTGTTTATTaacaatttatattaatgttgtgatagaaacaaaaaatatatatagagtttaaatttttatcattttttgttcaatttaaCCGCTAAAGGCCGGTTAAATAAGTCAAAGGTTGCGTTCAGAACTTACCTTTAACGTCTAAACAAAAATGTACTGTATACTTTCTGGCGACAGCGAAAAAAAGGATTCAAGTTTGAGGTTATgatctaaaaaattaaattcctcCAATAATCGtaaaaagtgtttttctaACTACATCCATTTTAACTGGAGTTCCTCACTCTTTAAATCCCAATAGGTCTGGTAAGTGGACTCCGCTGAACTCTCTTTGTATCTCAacttaaaaattagtttttttagTCCCACAATCGAAAAAGCTCATttggttgtatgttaaaaaaaccaaattatcatttgtttcatattcTCTTTCAccaaatttttcgatcgtttttATGACAACTgtattcagaactaattaaaaaaaagttatttccaagcgtaggaggttatatgttaaaaactaccgaggatataattttttcatattattttcccacctatttttttattattcctatgtcagctatatgatataatcgatcttgataaaattaaattcaaaattcagaacttattaaaaaaaattatttccaagcgtaggagttaaaaataccaaagataaaccctttttaaaaggttttctatcgaattattcctatgggagctataagatatagttgtccgatccggctgaaAGAAGACCCCattccgaccccattaagtatgtatatatattcttgatcaggatcacaagccgagtcgatctacccatgtccgtctgtccgcatGAACGCTGAGACCTCGGAAACTATTAGAGCGAGAAGACTTAGACTTGGCAAGCAAATTCGGCAGGGTGCCACGCCTACTCTAACACCCACAAACCCCACCAGCCTCGCAATGACGTCAGAGCCAAGCAATGAAAAAGGCATTTGTGAAGGTGTGTGTCTAGACCGAGCTGCTCGCAAAGCGAAAAGCGCTATGAGAGGGCATAGTAATAGGGGTGCGGGAGGTGTATTCTCGCTCTATGCATTAGCCCTCTCTCTATTCTGACCTACAATCTATTCACATGGGCCCAAAAGAGATAGAGAAGATCATTGACGCAGTGTTGAAAAGCATGAGAAGGCAGTGAAAGAACCGAAAACTCGTGCATGTAACTTTTATAAATTCGTTATTTAAAAGTtgggtaacgggtatctaatagtcgagacactctcttgttttttttttattttgttcgaAATcctaacaaatatttaatgaataatattttgaaaaattagaagttaatatatttaaaaaaaaacaaaagctatAATTCTTTAGAAtttgtacatttattttttgtttttttattcgaaattatATGATGAAATAATGATATTCCATAGATTAAAAGTCAATATCGGcctaaaaacaaggaaaaccGCCTTAGATAAAACAAGAATGAACGcaatagtcgagtgcctcgactatcagccTAAGAGATCAAAAAAGAAAGTTGGTGTTCATGCAAATAAAGTAAGTTCTCGCTAAAAAGCTTTTATTTACAttgtattaataaaacatttttggcgGAACCACCAGTAACACGATATCCGTAGTGCTCTCTATTGGGGGAACACCACCAGCTTCTTGACAGCTAATGTGGAGCTGGAGGACGCGCCGTCTTCTTCAGGGAGGGAGAAATAAGGCCTCCCGATAAGGGGCGGCTGGAGGAGCCATTACCAGCCATCGCCAGCAGACAGATGACATAAAGATGGCGAAGCATCTGCGACACTAGAAGAAAGTCTTAACTACTtattacataaataaataaaattgcgTTGAACGTtcacttaatttgtatttttgtgcaTCAGCAGACTCGTTTTTTTCAGGCTAATACTGAGCCTTTGTATAAGTGTCCCAAGAAGCACTGTTTTAGATATACATATTTCTTGATCTTCAACTTCTcgattttcttaaaaaatagaaattatCAAACCTCTTATAATTAAGATAGTTCTTTAAGACAACTGAAGTGTACTTAATCAATTAAAAAGCGAATAAcaaatgaacaaattatacCCTTCGTaattaagaatttaaaatcaaactgTAACTGTAACTTTAAGCCAGCCTAAAGCCTTAGTAGCTATGGCTGCGTATTCCTGCTGCTTTGGTTTTTAACTTTAAGCAAGcagtatgtaaataaataaataaataacatttttcttgaGAGCCAATGATGTGGTAATATCTGCGTTTAAATTTACGGCCACACTGAGTTGAATGCAATCAAAATTGTAAGcatcaaatataataaatatttcacttctaaaaataacagaaacaaATGTAAAAGATACTGTTGTTCTCAAGGACGAGGAAAATAAGAAGCTACCTAGAATTTGTTGGGTTCATCCGCACTTAGCCCACATCTTAAGAAAGGACGAATTTCAACAGATCTTAGATTTGCAAAAACATAAACCGAatacattataaatatatggttTCGATTTCTTTTGTCCGTTGtcgccttttgtttttaagaataGATTGATACAATGGTCGTCCAAATTCATAAGTCtccaaaaattttaacttgtAGCTAACCCGCCATACGACATTCGAAAACACCTCCCAGCCCTATCCGATACCAAGATAATACTCATCAGCTGGTCTAGTTTGACAGATCGGTGTCAGCTCAAAATATCGCAAACTTGGTTTCCTAGCTCAGGCGAGGCCCTTATCGTTTCTTTTCCGTTTCAAACACTCATCGGAGCAGACGCTTAATTTGGCAAGATAACCTATTGTTCTGTTGGGCATTGGTGCCATTCACTTTGATTGCACCTTAACCAAAGACATCCGCTGCCAAATCAGTAAATTTGGCAAATAAACTTCGTTCTCAGTTTTGGTGGAATCATTAcggtaaatatttaattgctgGCGTTTCAATCGCACAGATTTAAAACTTACTTCCATTCCGCACAGATTGCTGCCTTTCACGGCTAAAAAGGGTCTGGCTATGCCGCCTAGTTGTGTATTAAGTCAATCAAAAGTTATATAACTTCATCAAAAGGTCGCGAGGTAAATTATATTGCTTTGAGCTTTAATATTCGGAGTTCTTGTGATATGGGGTCTGCCGGAACAATATTAAAATTGGCAAAGACATTGGCAGGGAGGGTAACGATTTCGTGTGAGTCAATTGCCATCTTCACCGATCGTTCTGATTTACTTGCCTTATTGCTCtcaattatttgtattaaatttgacTGATAGTTGTGTTTTCGGCCATGATCGTGTGGTTATTTAGTTTCAGTTAGTGActctaaaaatattcctaatgTCAGCAACTAACCCCCAATCCCGTAAGAGCTAGTATTGACATGGGTCCCGACCCGCTGAGTTTACTACTGTCTGATCCAGTTGAAATCGGCTTAGAGTAATCTAATTATTCGAAGTTTACTAAACCATTACtttatatggacgttgatccacttcgaacagtacaaacaagtgtcCCAACGACAACAAGCACTTGCTTGTAGTAGACTACCCTGAGGccctccagatgtcacgtagatcaattttgaaacagcattcttgagtcataccattcaagtaacatgaaatccaagataatagattaccaggaaacccaagctgatcttatttaaataaaaaaagtgaatGGGTAACGGAGTcgaaggccttactaaaatatgtatacacaatgtcagtctgcatttttttcttaagccCATTAATtgcaatagatgacaattcaagaaggttggtggggGTCGATCTTTGctaaacaaaaccatgctgacacggtgatataggGGAGGGACATAAATgatgcaaatgagaagtgataatacatTCAAATGCTTtgggaattgccgacaatttagaaatacctctataattttgggaatctgccttcgcaccttttttatggagtggaataacaAAAGAGTCCTTcaagatagaaggaaaaactgatgatgaaatagacaaattaaagagtttaagaatcggtttacaaatggttgacgcacaaaacttaagcacacatccgtGAAGTCCATCTGAaccgggagaacatgttggcgatgttgttgctaaatctcttaagagagagctttcggtgattacaggggaaaaaatacaatttgccctatttaagggaatatagtagttagaatttgaccaagctgtcgaactataagtagtttggaaaaactcag encodes:
- the LOC108036004 gene encoding homeobox protein onecut; its protein translation is MESISEIIDHQTFSQDLVEDATDFISVGHNSERQSHPHHEHQEGEPDSGEDLAISLQTMTSCPRTDGSSGGKKHRPGSGSGSGLVSGSGSDSVVMVIDSMGHSNRQTTFQIVSQQMHPRMPLPFGLLQQNSQNTQQCPQRIVSSSPVDFVASDISLDGLTVDSMSQSVLSQEMAIKQEQKLLIAQSKSVDQGHKRIRMHVEVANVNASLGVDVDEMDDISSDDVGCDDEGITLNQHHQQLLEQQQQYGLTSHHPHHQAHSQALHGLHHRSAQLEMGLEADHGEVLSVIVHSQDSDKEVDGEGDADGEGDGDPEDDDDRDSRSRGQMLSHSSYQTLTSVNDRLSPPGFSQTSYATLTPIQPLPPISTMSEKFAYSGHISGGDSGDADVNGGEGVGGVVDGGEVTNHSTDAAGTGLIISGNPASSSFPALTMPMGSGHLSLGVLSGVQSPYSSYEKLSSMISPPPNSYLVSCDLHASASARVSNSSQLQLNHNGQKKESAIAHEHPHGHADVNGGKFPYTGHISGGDSADTDVNGEKFSYSDHISGGDSGDADVNAEKFVYSDHISGAESVPGVNGGTNWLQMHPEQEVRLHMPADLEARFHIPLERRSRLNMPPERGHMNRHLPTATPICPADWKSDDWKHGNGSVVSLSADLPVVVSLTPTPPPVTDDSGAGLKLNERLSPGQRTPFFLDKDQESNTVTTEQCSPNIHGTPHSVCAIRNQPQSALLNGFQGSSQQAKISVPASPKSSVTCAGGGSSRNGHTSDMEEINTKDLAQRISAELKRYSIPQAIFAQRVLCRSQGTLSDLLRNPKPWSKLKSGRETFRRMYKWLQEPEFQRMSALRMAAAQIPQRTLGPGLALGPTTGSTSVIPTDLDSHAGPAMTPNAPPNESASSSASTPVTNVSVANVVSCRRKEEPQIEQMPQPKKPRLVFTDLQRRTLQAIFKETKRPSKEMQVTIARQLGLEPTTVGNFFMNARRRSMDKWRDDDSKTSMHLSHSRQQQRDEQEEDESHSQSQIQIQSHNPASLTQENYSSLHTTAMSPLGDFDEEADMDLELESHDFDLVDPDDHGDTNDPNCDML